The following proteins come from a genomic window of Macaca fascicularis isolate 582-1 chromosome 8, T2T-MFA8v1.1:
- the LOC101925312 gene encoding U1 small nuclear ribonucleoprotein C produces the protein MPKFYCDYCDTYLTHDSPSVRKTHCSGRKHKENVKDYYQKWMEEQAQSLIDKTTAAFQQGKIPPTPFSAPPPAGAMIPPPPSLPGPPRPGMMPAPHMGGPPMMPMMGPPPPGMMPVGPAPGMRPPMGGHMPMMPGPPMMRPPARPMMVPTRPGMTRPDR, from the coding sequence ATGCCCAAGTTTTATTGTGACTACTGCGATACATACCTCACCCATGACTCTCCATCTGTGAGAAAGACACACTGCAGTGGAAGGAAACACAAAGAGAATGTGAAAGACTATTATCAGAAATGGATGGAAGAGCAGGCTCAGAGCCTGATTGACAAAACAACGGCTGCATTTCAACAAGGAAAGATACCTCCTACTCCAttctctgctcctcctcctgcaggGGCGATGATACCACCTCCCCCCAGCCTTCCGGGTCCTCCTCGCCCTGGTATGATGCCAGCACCCCATATGGGGGGCCCTCCCATGATGCCAATGATGggccctcctcctcctgggatgATGCCAGTGGGACCTGCTCCTGGAATGAGGCCGCCCATGGGAGGCCACATGCCAATGATGCCTGGGCCCCCAATGATGAGACCTCCTGCCCGTCCCATGATGGTGCCCACTCGGCCCGGAATGACTCGACCAGACAGATAA